The Sphingobacterium lactis sequence TCCACCAGGTACCATTTCTTACCCTTAGGAGAATTGTACTCATACCAGAACTTGTCACCAAAATTTATCCAGTTGGGATTGACCTCGGTGGAGAAGATCATCTTGCTCAATTTTGCCGGTGAATATTTCGCGGCCAGTTGATAGTTTGGTTTGGCTAGTGTAGATGGTTCCTGTGCAGTGGCATAACTGCCGATCAGGAGGCATAAACCTAGGAAATAATACTTCATGTGATTCTATTAAGTCAATTTTGAATTGCGAAAATATTCTTTTCTACAGCCAATAAAGAAGCAATAGTGTATTATTTTTGATAAGATTAGTGTGGGTAGAACTTTTCGTTAAAGTTGACCAGGAAGAGCTCTTGTGTTGCCCGCGTTATGGCGGTGTACAGCCAGCGCATAAATTCCGTATTGAGCATTTCATCCACCATATACCCCTGATCAACAAAGACCAAGGGCCATTGACCACCCTGGGCTTTATGGCAGGTAATGGCATAGGCAAATTTAATCTGCAGTGCGTTGTAGTAGGGGTCTTTCTTGATGGCGTCCATGCGGTCCTTTTTCGTGCCGATGTCGGCATAGTCTTCGGCAATACTGTTGTAGAGTTCCTTCTGTTGCTCATAGGGCAGGTTGGCCGAATCCACATAAAGGCTATCCAGCAATACCCGACAGCGTATGGCATCGCCTTCGTTGTTGTCCATAAATTCCAGGTACAGGTCCGCAAATCGAAATCCGTGCATGTCATGGATGTTGCTGACCTTCTTTACCACGGCCATATCACCGTTGGCGATGAATCCCGTACTCTTTTCGTCATTTTCCTGGAGCCAATAGTAATTGTTGCGGACCACCATGATCAGGTCACCTCCGGTGATTTCTTCCTCGCGGAACAGAATCTGGTTTCGGATATGCTTGTTGTACAGATTGGCGGATTTGTTCGACCGGCAGATGACCATGCTGTTATTGATCCCAAATTTATCGTACGCATAATGCAGCCCTTCGATCAGGCGGTCCCCATTCATACGGAAGATGTCGTGGAATCCCTTAGTGACGAATTTGGGGTAGCTGTATTCTGCAAATTCTTCGTCCAACCGGATCTCGTTCCTGATTTTGGTCGCATTGTACAGGATGCCCGAATGTTTATCCTGGCGGACGACATCGGTCAATTCGTAGGTGAAGATATCCAGTCCGAATTCCCCATTCATATATTCGGGGTTCAAAGCCGGGCTATCTTCCAATCCGACAGGCGGGAGTTGGGCAATATCACCTACGAGCATCAAACTGCAGTTCTCGCCCGATTGTACATAGCGAATGAGATCGTGCAAAAGGCCTTGGGAAAACATGGTGACACCCTCATTGCTGAGCATGGAGGCCTCATCAACGATGAATAACGTGTTTTCATGGCTGTTATCGCCCAAGCTGAAGTCCATGTCCAAGCTTGCCGCATTCTTTTTCCTGTAGATTTTCTTATGGATGGTCAGTGCATTGCGCCCGGAATAGGCGCTCATTACCTTGGCGGCCCGACCCGTTGGGGCAAGTAGCACGGAACGCTTCATCAATTTGGGCAACGTTTTGACCAATGCGCCGATAATGGAGGTTTTTCCCGTACCCGCATACCCCTTCAAAATAAAACAGCTGTCCGACCGAAAAGTCATCAGGAAACTCGCCAGTTGCGAGAAAACCTCGATCTGCT is a genomic window containing:
- a CDS encoding ATP-dependent DNA helicase, with the protein product MQIKNTLIQQFSHAPTEQQIEVFSQLASFLMTFRSDSCFILKGYAGTGKTSIIGALVKTLPKLMKRSVLLAPTGRAAKVMSAYSGRNALTIHKKIYRKKNAASLDMDFSLGDNSHENTLFIVDEASMLSNEGVTMFSQGLLHDLIRYVQSGENCSLMLVGDIAQLPPVGLEDSPALNPEYMNGEFGLDIFTYELTDVVRQDKHSGILYNATKIRNEIRLDEEFAEYSYPKFVTKGFHDIFRMNGDRLIEGLHYAYDKFGINNSMVICRSNKSANLYNKHIRNQILFREEEITGGDLIMVVRNNYYWLQENDEKSTGFIANGDMAVVKKVSNIHDMHGFRFADLYLEFMDNNEGDAIRCRVLLDSLYVDSANLPYEQQKELYNSIAEDYADIGTKKDRMDAIKKDPYYNALQIKFAYAITCHKAQGGQWPLVFVDQGYMVDEMLNTEFMRWLYTAITRATQELFLVNFNEKFYPH